In a single window of the Diospyros lotus cultivar Yz01 chromosome 10, ASM1463336v1, whole genome shotgun sequence genome:
- the LOC127811519 gene encoding cullin-1 — translation MTMNERKTIDLEQGWEFMQKGITKLKNILEGLPEPQFSSEDYMMLYTTIYNMCTQKPPHDYSQQLYDKYRESFEEYITSTVLPSLREKHDEFMLRELVKRWSNHKVMVRWLSRFFHYLDRYFIARRSLPALNEVGLACFRDLVYQEINGKVKDAVISLIDQEREGEQIVRALLKNVLDIFVEIGLGQMDYYENDFEAAMLKDTAAYYSRKASNWILEDSCPDYMLKAEECLKREKDRVAHYLHSSSEPKLLEKVQHELLSVYANQLLEKEHSGCHALLRDDKVEDLSRMYRLFSKIPRGLEPVSSIFKQHVTAEGMALVKQAEDAASNKKADKKDVVGLQEQLFVRKVIELHDKYLAYVVDCFMNHTLFHKALKEAFEIFCNKGVGGSSSAELLATFCDNILKKGGSEKLSDEAIEETLEKVVKLLAYISDKDLFAEFYRKKLARRLLFDKSANDEHERSILTKLKQQCGGQFTSKMEGMVTDLTLARENQAYFEEYLSKNPNPNPGIDLTVTVLTTGFWPSYKSFDLNLPAEMVRCVEVFREFYQTKTKHRKLTWIYSLGTCNINGKFEPKTMELIVTTYQASALLLFNASDRLSYQEIMTQLNLTDDDVVRLLHSLSCAKYKILNKEPNTKAISPTDYFEFNSRFTDKMRRIKIPLPPVDEKKKVIEDVDKDRRYAIDASIVRIMKSRKVLGHQQLVMECVEQLGRMFKPDFKAIKKRIEDLITRDYLERDKENPNLFKYLA, via the exons ATGACAATGAATGAGCGAAAGACAATTGACTTGGAACAGGGATGGGAGTTCATGCAGAAAGGGATTACAAAGCTGAAGAACATTCTAGAAGGACTCCCTGAGCCACAATTCAGCTCTGAGGACTATATGATGCTCTATAC AACCATCTATAATATGTGCACTCAGAAGCCGCCTCATGATTACTCTCAGCAATTATATGACAAGTACCGAGAGTCTTTTGAAGAGTACATTACTTCCACA GTATTGCCTTCTTTGAGAGAGAAGCATGATGAGTTCATGCTAAGGGAGCTTGTGAAGAGGTGGTCAAATCATAAAGTGATGGTCAGGTGGCTTTCTCGATTCTTTCATTATCTTGATCGCTACTTTATTGCTCGGAGGTCACTTCCAGCACTTAACGAAGTTGGACTTGCTTGCTTTCGGGATCTG GTTTACCAGGAGATAAATGGGAAAGTAAAGGATGCTGTCATATCTCTG ATTGATCAGGAGCGTGAAGGAGAGCAGATTGTCCGAGCTTTGTTAAAGAATGTATTGGATATATTCGTTGAAATTGGATTGGGTCAAATGGATTATTATGAGAATGACTTTGAAGCAGCTATGCTAAAAGATACTGCTGCTTATTATTCTCGGAAGGCTTCAAACTGGATCTTGGAAGATTCCTGTCCAGATTATATGTTGAAA GCTGAGGAGTGTTTGAAACGAGAGAAGGATAGGGTTGCTCATTACCTACATTCTAGCAGTGAGCCAAAGTTGCTTGAG AAAGTTCAACATGAGTTGTTGTCTGTTTATGCGAACCAATTGCTTGAAAAGGAGCACTCTGGATGTCATGCGTTGCTTAGGGATGACAAG GTGGAGGATTTGTCAAGGATGTATAGGCTCTTTTCTAAAATACCTCGAGGGTTAGAGCCTGTATCTAGTATTTTTAAACAG CATGTGACTGCCGAAGGTATGGCCTTGGTTAAGCAGGCAGAAGATGCAGCAAGCAATAAGAAG GCAGACAAGAAAGATGTTGTTGGTCTGCAGGAACAG CTTTTTGTCAGAAAAGTGATTGAGCTTCACGACAAATACCTGGCATATGTAGTTGACTGTTTCATGAACCATACTCTTTTCCACAAG GCACTCAAGGAGGCTTTTGAAATCTTCTGCAATAAGGGTGTTGGTGGAAGCTCAAGTGCGGAACTGCTGGCCACTTTTTGTGATAATATTCTGAAGAAGGGTGGGAGTGAGAAATTGAGTGATGAAGCCATTGAAGAAACACTTGAGAAG GTAGTAAAGTTGCTTGCTTATATTAGTGACAAGGATCTGTTTGCCGAATTTTATag AAAGAAGCTTGCCCGACGCTTACTTTTTGACAAGAGTGCTAATGACGAGCATGAGAGAAGTATTCTTACAAAGCTGAAGCAGCAGTGTGGTGGTCAGTTCACATCAAAGATGGAGGGGATG GTCACAGATTTGACTTTGGCAAGGGAAAATCAAGCCTACTTTGAGGAGTATCTCAGCAAGaacccaaatccaaatccagGGATTGACTTGACTGTTACTGTCCTGACTACTGGATTTTGGCCAAGTTACAAGTCTTTTGATCTCAATCTCCCTGCAGAAATG GTTAGGTGTGTTGAAGTTTTTAGAGAATTCtatcaaacaaaaacaaagcaCAGAAAACTTACATGGATATATTCATTGGGTACGTGTAACATCAATGGAAAATTTGAACCCAAAACCATGGAACTCATTGTGACAACCTACCAG GCCTCTGCTCTGCTGCTCTTTAATGCCTCAGACAGATTAAGTTATCAGGAAATCATGACTCAGTTAAACCTGACGGATGATGATGTTGTTAGACTGCTTCATTCCCTTTCATGTGCGAAGTATAAGATTCTTAACAAAGAGCCAAACACCAAAGCAATCTCCCCGACTGATTACTTTGAGTTTAACTCCAGGTTCACTGACAAGATGAGAAGGATAAAG ATTCCTCTACCTCCTGTGGATGAGAAGAAAAAGGTAATTGAAGATGTTGACAAGGACAGAAGGTATGCTATCGATGCTTCAATTGTGCGTATCATGAAGAGTCGGAAAGTTTTGGGCCACCAACAGTTGGTTATGGAGTGTGTTGAGCAGTTAGGCCGCATGTTCAAG CCTGACTTCAAGGCTATCAAGAAAAGGATTGAAGATCTAATCACTAGGGACTATCTGGAAAGGGACAAGGAGAACCCTAACCTGTTCAAGTACTTGGCATGA
- the LOC127810902 gene encoding transcription termination factor MTERF8, chloroplastic-like: MSICKILGQVVVVVVRVEVRVASSSPITHRRFSSSSIQVEEASQNQVSFSANYLVNTCGFDPEKAISASKYVKFQAPVKPDSVLAFLKNHGFTKTQITRCITRRPVVLSSNLDKTLLPKVEFLKSKGIPTTDIAEILSRTPAMLTRSLENQILPSFSFLSSFLESEEKAIAAIKRWGDIVLCDLETCLQPNIEILQHAGVPAKNIVTVLQYQPRAFISGTNRFQQVVEEVKKMGFNPARVNFMLAIVALRTMSKSTWNKKIQVYKTWGWSDNEILLAFRKHPYCLVASEYKIMRVMNFFVNKVGYEPSVIAKIPILTSFSLERRIFPRYAVYEVLVSKGLVTDQDFRLTTALQISEKSFLDRFLKPHERQAPELLKLYKKKHCLAKAHPL; the protein is encoded by the exons ATGTCTATCTGCAAAATTCTAGGCcaagtagtagtagtagtagtaagGGTTGAAGTAAGAGTGGCTTCTTCTTCGCCAATAACCCACCGCCggttttcttcttcatccatCCAAGTTGAAGAAGCTTCTCAAAATCAAGTCTCATTCAGTGCGAATTACCTCGTAAACACATGTGGGTTTGATCCAGAAAAGGCTATCTCGGCTTCCAAGTATGTCAAATTTCAAGCCCCTGTTAAGCCAGACTCTGTTCTGGCATTCTTGAAGAACCATGGATTCACCAAAACTCAGATCACAAGATGCATCACGAGGCGTCCTGTCGTCCTCTCAAGCAATCTCGACAAGACCCTTTTGCCCAAAGTTGAATTTCTCAAGTCTAAGGGCATTCCCACAACAGATATTGCTGAAATATTGTCCAGAACGCCCGCTATGTTGACAAGAAGTTTGGAGAACCAAATATTGCCATCTTTCAGTTTCCTTTCCAGTTTTTTGGAATCCGAAGAGAAGGCTATTGCTGCTATTAAACGTTGGGGTGATATTGTTTTGTGTGATCTTGAAACTTGTTTGCAACCTAACATTGAAATTCTACAACATGCTGGTGTGCCTGCTAAGAATATTGTGACTGTTTTGCAGTACCAACCTAGAGCATTCATTTCAGGCACCAATAGATTTCAACAGGTTGTGGAGGAGGTAAAGAAAATGGGTTTTAATCCTGCAAGAGTTAACTTCATGTTAGCAATTGTTGCGTTGAGAACAATGAGTAAATCAACATGGAATAAGAAGATTCAGGTTTATAAGACTTGGGGTTGGTCTGATAATGAGATTCTTTTGGCTTTTAGGAAGCATCCATATTGTTTGGTGGCATCAGAGTATAAAATTATGCGGGTGATgaatttttttgtgaataaagTAGGATACGAACCCTCAGTTATTGCAAAAATCCCAATCCTTACTAGCTTCAGCTTAGAGAGGAGAATTTTTCCAAGGTATGCTGTTTATGAAGTTCTGGTGTCGAAAGGTTTAGTCACAGACCAAGATTTTCGCTTGACGACAGCACTGCAGATATCCGAAAAGTCATTTCTAGATAGATTTTTGAAGCCTCATGAGAGACAAGCTCCGGAGCTATTGAAGTTGTATAAAAAAAAGCACTGTCTTGCAAA GGCTCACCCTCTTTGA